The Acanthochromis polyacanthus isolate Apoly-LR-REF ecotype Palm Island chromosome 17, KAUST_Apoly_ChrSc, whole genome shotgun sequence genome has a window encoding:
- the epd gene encoding ependymin isoform X6, whose translation MYAAVILLVFMCLTATTHADHHHHPCHAPNMTGFMTVMNLKGEVRAIGAFTYDSTAKKLRFRSNESTPINTSLHLDLLVFFEEGILYEIDSKNQSCEKKKLQCNLHPLDIPDDATFMATMTFGSPSVEGEGIKLNLWTGSMRDTKGKYTMSTTMGCLPLSALYYTGSTTFCISHVDIESEIKEPELLLVPSFCQGLSVEETPEGTVNSFLSEFM comes from the exons ATGTATGCAGCTGTCATCCTATTGGTCTTCATGTGCCTGACTGCCACTACTCATgcagatcatcatcatcacccctGTC ATGCACCCAACATGACAGGATTCATGACTGTg ATGAACCTAAAGGGTGAAGTGAGAGCAATCGGTGCATTCACGTATGATTCAACGGCAAAGAAACTACGCTTCAGATCAAATGAGAGCACCCCCATCAACACTTCACTGCATCTGGACCTGCTGGTGTTTTTTGAAGAG GGGATACTCTATGAGATTGACAGCAAAAACCAGAGCTGTGAGAAGAAAAAACTGCAATGCAACCTGCACCCTCTAGATATTCCCGATGACGCCACATTCATGGCTACCATGACTTTTGGGAGTCCATCCGTTGAAGGAGAGGGAATAAAACTCAACCTGTGGACAGGGTCAATGAGAGACACCAAAG GCAAATATACAATGAGTACAACCATGGGATGTTTGCCTCTGAGTGCCCTCTATTACACTGGGTCCACAACATTCTGtatcag CCACGTGGACATTGAAAGCGAGATCAAGGAACCTGAGCTCCTCCTGGTACCTTCCTTTTGTCAGGGACTCTCTGTGGAGGAGACACCAGAGGGGACAGTAAACAGTTTCCTCAGTGAGTTCATGTAG
- the epd gene encoding ependymin isoform X4, translating to MYAAVILLVFMCLTATTHADHHHHPCHAPNMTGFMTVMNLKGEVRAIGAFTYDSTAKKLRFRSNESTPINTSLHLDLLVFFEEGILYEIDSKNQSCEKKKLQCNLHPLDIPDDATFMATMTFGSPSVEGEGIKLNLWTGSMRDTKGKYTMSASMGCLPLSALYYTGSTTFFFSHVDIESEIKEPELLLVPSFCQGLSVEETPEGTVNSFLSEFM from the exons ATGTATGCAGCTGTCATCCTATTGGTCTTCATGTGCCTGACTGCCACTACTCATgcagatcatcatcatcacccctGTC ATGCACCCAACATGACAGGATTCATGACTGTg ATGAACCTAAAGGGTGAAGTGAGAGCAATCGGTGCATTCACGTATGATTCAACGGCAAAGAAACTACGCTTCAGATCAAATGAGAGCACCCCCATCAACACTTCACTGCATCTGGACCTGCTGGTGTTTTTTGAAGAG GGGATACTCTATGAGATTGACAGCAAAAACCAGAGCTGTGAGAAGAAAAAACTGCAATGCAACCTGCACCCTCTAGATATTCCCGATGACGCCACATTCATGGCTACCATGACTTTTGGGAGTCCATCCGTTGAAGGAGAGGGAATAAAACTCAACCTGTGGACAGGGTCAATGAGAGACACCAAAG GCAAATATACAATGTCTGCATCCATGGGATGTTTGCCTCTCAGCGCCCTCTATTACACTGGATCCACAACAttctttttcag CCACGTGGACATTGAAAGCGAGATCAAGGAACCTGAGCTCCTCCTGGTACCTTCCTTTTGTCAGGGACTCTCTGTGGAGGAGACACCAGAGGGGACAGTAAACAGTTTCCTCAGTGAGTTCATGTAG
- the epd gene encoding ependymin isoform X5 has protein sequence MYAAVILLVFMCLTATTHADHHHHPCHAPNMTGFMTVTNLKGEVRAIGAFTYDSTAKKLRFRSNESTPINTSLHLDLLVFFEEGILYEIDSKNQSCEKKKLQCNLHPLDIPDDATFMATMTFGSPSVEGEGIKLNLWTGSMRDTKGKYTMSTTMGCLPLSALYYTGSTTFCISHVDIESEIKEPELLLVPSFCQGLSVEETPEGTVNSFLSEFM, from the exons ATGTATGCAGCTGTCATCCTATTGGTCTTCATGTGCCTGACTGCCACTACTCATgcagatcatcatcatcacccctGTC ATGCACCCAACATGACAGGATTCATGACTGTG ACAAACTTAAAGGGTGAAGTGAGAGCAATCGGTGCATTCACGTATGATTCAACGGCAAAGAAACTACGCTTCAGATCAAATGAGAGCACCCCCATCAACACTTCACTGCATCTGGACCTGCTGGTGTTTTTTGAAGAG GGGATACTCTATGAGATTGACAGCAAAAACCAGAGCTGTGAGAAGAAAAAACTGCAATGCAACCTGCACCCTCTAGATATTCCTGATGACGCCACATTCATGGCTACCATGACTTTTGGGAGTCCATCCGTTGAAGGAGAGGGAATAAAACTCAACCTGTGGACAGGGTCAATGAGAGACACCAAAG GCAAATATACAATGAGTACAACCATGGGATGTTTGCCTCTGAGTGCCCTCTATTACACTGGGTCCACAACATTCTGtatcag CCACGTGGACATTGAAAGCGAGATCAAGGAACCTGAGCTCCTCCTGGTACCTTCCTTTTGTCAGGGACTCTCTGTGGAGGAGACACCAGAGGGGACAGTAAACAGTTTCCTCAGTGAGTTCATGTAG
- the epd gene encoding ependymin isoform X1, whose amino-acid sequence MYAAVILLVFMCLTATTHADHHHHPCHAPNMTGFMTVTNLKGEVRAIGAFTYDSTAKKLRFRSNESTPINTSLHLDLLVFFEEGILYEIDSKNQSCEKKKLQCNLHPLDIPDDATFMATMTFGSPSVEGEGIKLNLWTGSMRDTKGKYTMSTTMGCLPLSALYYTGSTTFCISNLHVIFVSLPHSHVDIESEIKEPELLLVPSFCQGLSVEETPEGTVNSFLSEFM is encoded by the exons ATGTATGCAGCTGTCATCCTATTGGTCTTCATGTGCCTGACTGCCACTACTCATgcagatcatcatcatcacccctGTC ATGCACCCAACATGACAGGATTCATGACTGTG ACAAACTTAAAGGGTGAAGTGAGAGCAATCGGTGCATTCACGTATGATTCAACGGCAAAGAAACTACGCTTCAGATCAAATGAGAGCACCCCCATCAACACTTCACTGCATCTGGACCTGCTGGTGTTTTTTGAAGAG GGGATACTCTATGAGATTGACAGCAAAAACCAGAGCTGTGAGAAGAAAAAACTGCAATGCAACCTGCACCCTCTAGATATTCCTGATGACGCCACATTCATGGCTACCATGACTTTTGGGAGTCCATCCGTTGAAGGAGAGGGAATAAAACTCAACCTGTGGACAGGGTCAATGAGAGACACCAAAG GCAAATATACAATGAGTACAACCATGGGATGTTTGCCTCTGAGTGCCCTCTATTACACTGGGTCCACAACATTCTGtatcag TAATCtccatgtcatttttgtatcacTTCCTCACAGCCACGTGGACATTGAAAGCGAGATCAAGGAACCTGAGCTCCTCCTGGTACCTTCCTTTTGTCAGGGACTCTCTGTGGAGGAGACACCAGAGGGGACAGTAAACAGTTTCCTCAGTGAGTTCATGTAG
- the epd gene encoding ependymin isoform X3, protein MYAAVILLVFMCLTATTHADHHHHPCHAPNMTGFMTVMNLKGEVRAIGAFTYDSTAKKLRFRSNESTPINTSLHLDLLVFFEEGILYEIDSKNQSCEKKKLQCNLHPLDIPDDATFMATMTFGSPSVEGEGIKLNLWTGSMRDTKGKYTMSASMGCLPLSALYYTGSTTFFFSHVDIESEIKEPELLLVPSFCQGLSVEETPEGTVNSFLSEFM, encoded by the exons ATGTATGCAGCTGTCATCCTATTGGTCTTCATGTGCCTGACTGCCACTACTCATgcagatcatcatcatcacccctGTC ATGCACCCAACATGACAGGATTCATGACTGTg ATGAACCTAAAGGGTGAAGTGAGAGCAATCGGTGCATTCACGTATGATTCAACGGCAAAGAAACTACGCTTCAGATCAAATGAGAGCACCCCCATCAACACTTCACTGCATCTGGACCTGCTGGTGTTTTTTGAAGAG GGGATACTCTATGAGATTGACAGCAAAAACCAGAGCTGTGAGAAGAAAAAACTGCAATGCAACCTGCACCCTCTAGATATTCCCGATGACGCCACATTCATGGCTACCATGACTTTTGGGAGTCCATCCGTTGAAGGAGAGGGAATAAAACTCAACCTGTGGACAGGGTCAATGAGAGACACCAAAG GCAAATATACAATGTCTGCATCCATGGGATGTTTGCCTCTCAGCGCCCTCTATTACACTGGATCCACAACAttctttttcag CCACGTGGACATTGAAAGCGAGATCAAGGAACCTGAGCTCCTCCTGGTACCTTCTTTTTGTCAGGGACTCTCTGTGGAGGAGACACCAGAGGGGACAGTAAACAGTTTCCTCAGTGAATTCATGTAG